The sequence below is a genomic window from Amia ocellicauda isolate fAmiCal2 chromosome 6, fAmiCal2.hap1, whole genome shotgun sequence.
TGTCCTTCAGATATATTTCTGGCCTTGCTTGAAAGTAATCCAGTTATCACAGCTTGATGAAAGATCTCAAAACTATATGTTCCCATTGGGATGACAATTACTATGAAATGATGGGGTCCATTGGGTAATCCGACTTTGATTGAAGTGCAAGGCAGGCTGATCTGAAGATTGATTAATCCATTTGGTgtagttaaattaaattgtatttcgaGAAAGAATTTACTGATTAATAAATCCTGCCAGCCACCTCATGAGTTTTAACACTTTACCACAAGGGTGACGCCTATGGTCTCCCTTGGTGCTCATCCTCAACCTCCCCCGACCAGAGGACGGGGGACAGAGAAGTGGTCACAACATTCATGCGCTTCGGCTTCAGAGAGTTGCCAGCTTTCTGTGACAACTATATGTTATAGTTTACTAATTTTTGCTCACACACCCCTCCCATATTACAGTGCcctagagcagtggttcccaaacttgtTCTTCCCAAGGACCCCTTTGTCAACCAGATTCTGGCTGAGGACACCCACCTACAAAAAATGTCACAATTGCCTAATTATACTAGgttaataaaaggaaaaattTGGAACGTAGCCGACAAGTTCAGATTCAAAGAAGAGTTCAACTCACTCCAAATgagatggatggatgtattttaaaaaaagaaaacaatttgttTGGGGGGCACCCCCTCGTGGAACCCCTGGGGGGGTCGAGCACCCCAGTTTGGTGTTACACAGCTGTTGATTTTGTTGTATGCACTCCCATCAAGTCTTTAAGAGTGTAGTACCTGAGTATCAGTTACAGGAAACACAGATAAACTAAGGAAAAAAGCTTTGAATACacatattgtacatttttaattgtacaCTTTTTAACATCTTTTGGTTACGTAACTATACTATGCTAACATgatatacatttctattttcattttaacatgTTAATACTAATACTGTACCAATGGGAATGTTTAGTGTTTATATGCATGTTTAACTATATTAATTCTGTTTTAACTTGcatgaaattataattttaccTTCTTACTAATATCTCTTGTCACATTAACACACTCAACTCTGATTTTCCTTTTAGAACACACGTCTAATGGTTCACATGTTATTGAGGGAACCACATTGGCAACAAGCACAACTTctaaggctttgttcaaaactggtaatttattttattaaacaaataactttCCCTACCATGGGTTTTGAACAATTCTGGGTGGTGAGTCTGGATCATagagtaatttatttttatttttttaaatatttgaattattttgcCCTGCTATCTGCTGCTGCTCATTTTCTCCAAAACACAGTCTATGTTGCCCCATTGGAAATGCAGTACATATGCAagtacagaaacaaacaaatacatatttgccTGCTTTAAACTCTTTTGCCAGCCTAGCAaaatacactgtacacacagtaATTGAACATACAACAAATTAATACAACAAACAAGGCATTAATTAACAGGTAGATGGTTTAACTGCTTCATGAAATTGACCAGTTCTGTGACTACTTGTAAATGAGCCCAATTCTGATTTAATTATTCAGATTTTATGTAATTAATCCCAGTTTATTTACCTAGACCACAGGAATGAGGTATTTGACCAGAAACAAATGGTGGAGCTCATGTGCACAAATAAGACATGGGAAAAGATTTTCTACACCATTTGGAAAATTACAAAAAGAAACAGACCTGAGTGCACAGTAGGAACAGCTCCTGACAAAGTCAAAGTTAACACTTGTGAGGATGGAAAACAGCTACAAACCACAGCAAGTGGAGTACCTCTGCTGCACATTCCCCAGTTTCAATACAGCGATGAGGGGATCTACAAATGTGAGGTTGTTTATGATGGAGGAGAACACACAGTAGAAATCAACATATCTGCTAGAGGTAAGAACAATGAGACCCACGTGTTCAATAAAATAGCACCGCAGTAAGGGTTTCCAATATACTATTGCATACTAGAAGAGACATATGTGTGTATAAAACACTAAACATAATTGAGTagattataatatttatttcaaatagtTTACTATGTTAGAAAAAAATTCTGTCAAGGaacagaaatattaaatattttttaatgttattttttaaaacatttataaatctcATCTTTCAAATAgtctatacattttattttaagtatatTTAATGCACAAGgtggcatttatttttatatatgaatTATAGGTCAACTTATTTAACTATATTTATAGTAagaatatattcatatatatccAAACAATACATGTTCACACTGGTAcatttttcaatacatttttgtaatattcatatgtattttaaaatgtttttcaagatatgtttcattatatttgtttttggtatGGAAAGGTGAAGGCTGGTGGAGTCTAtatgaatacaattattttagttATGGGTCCACTAAAGAGgaattttaaatgtatcttaaaTGTATAAAAGATTATGCCTGGGTagtattcagaaaataaaatagggACATATTGTGAATCTTAGTATATGGTCCACATTATAAATATGTCACTTGCTGTACACTCATATCAATAACCCCGATCCACTGCACTGAAAGAAACCTAATAGGCAGTGTTAGatagtgtttttaaataaaagcagaGCAAATTAGTAATCAATGAATAGTCTTAAACATAACAAACTGTGGAAGATATTTTACCTCCATAATCCATATACCTTCTCTTCTCTAGTCCCCCCGCAGGTAACCGCAAGATTTGTCCGTGCACATATGGTGGCTGTATGTAAGGCTGCAAATAGTAAACCACCTGCAAATGTTTCATGGAGTGGATTAAGGAACTGGACACAGAACACCATCATGAACCCAAACGGCACCTATACTGTGGAAAGCTTGGCTACAGTGCCTGACAACACAAGCATAGAGAATGTCACCTGCATTGTTGCACATCCATTGTGGGAAAAACCTATCAGTTATACCCCAGAAGAAGAGAGTAGGTAGAGCTTGTCATCataacatatacataaataaatatatcaatacatttttactcCTACCTCTTGAGATCATAATTCaaaattttctttgtttgtttttatctagATTCATCtccttttacatttattatgtgGGTTATCATTGCTGTTGGTTTAGTCAGCTTTATAATCATAATTCTCGGAGCATCCTATATCATAAGAAAATATGTAAGCAAAATCAGGTATggcacatttctttttttattggtgTCTTTTTTCTAATACTACTACTGTTACTACTGCCACTAtcactaccactactactagtactagtaatattattattgtgaataaaaataataacaataatcatcatcatcatagtagaaaaaaaaacgaaataataagactctgttgtTAGTAAAGTTTTCACAAAACGTTTTCCTCAAAAGCTCCAACCTATACAACTACAATAGGAAAAGTACCCTAGAGGCTTAATATTAACCAGTTGATATTGATGATGCCCTTATTACTATCAAGTGAAATCCCTGATTTATAAGTATATGCTTGAAGGACAATGCATCAAAATGACAGCAGtgtatatttgaattaaatactaaCATCTTACTTTAAGAGGTTCTAGAGAAGCTTACAGTTTTCCACATGAACTCAATATGAGGGTTATATTAATTTTCTCATTCATTCAAATGACATGGGGCcatcatgtaaaataatctgCCATTTAAAACTCTTTATACAATTGTGATAATAACATGTCTTCATAGTGTGCCCAAATGTAAATTCAGTTGGTTCTGTGCTTTATACAAATGATTCAATGATTATAACACTGACAATTACGTGCCTACTGGTTCCCAGTTTAACATTTGACAGTTATTGCATCTGTGTTCCTCAGAAACTGTTGCAAGTCCAACATTGCCACACCACCAACTACCACCACCAAAATACAGGTaagtaataaaattaataacaataagtCAATTAGCAGATACTTTTATGCCAGACAATTTATATGCTCTGAACTGTGCTGCAGTGCTGGTAGGATTTTGATTCCATCTCTCAAGTGAAAGGACACAGCACAAGGAGATAAGATCCAAGCTATAATAAGTAAATGGTAAAGTTTGAGCATAATCCATTATCCCTTCCagttattatttaaaagaaaaaaacacaaaacagtgcTGGATCTAATATAGAACCACAGTGAAGCTGACTATAAAACTCTAACTTTGTATCAATTAATACCATCTCAGTGAGCTGTCTACTAAGGTGCTCAAAAAGTCTAATTTTGAGATTCAAAATTTTAGATTTTCAAaggaatatttttaaaattaaatgtatctgTTTCAATCTGTCCGTTACCTTCAGCAGGATAAGCAGGCAGGAAACTAACAATCTTTCATATTGTGCCAGGACCAGTTTCCACTTTCTCATGTCCAGAAAGGTTTCCACCTATAAATCTACTGTGTCAT
It includes:
- the LOC136751348 gene encoding cell surface glycoprotein CD200 receptor 1 isoform X1, producing MGELWVFHVLCLLAFTVSLTASEEHTSNGSHVIEGTTLATSTTSKALFKTDHRNEVFDQKQMVELMCTNKTWEKIFYTIWKITKRNRPECTVGTAPDKVKVNTCEDGKQLQTTASGVPLLHIPQFQYSDEGIYKCEVVYDGGEHTVEINISARVPPQVTARFVRAHMVAVCKAANSKPPANVSWSGLRNWTQNTIMNPNGTYTVESLATVPDNTSIENVTCIVAHPLWEKPISYTPEEENSSPFTFIMWVIIAVGLVSFIIIILGASYIIRKYVSKIRNCCKSNIATPPTTTTKIQDVDELEPYASYVERVNSIYNSSAELCNA
- the LOC136751348 gene encoding cell surface glycoprotein CD200 receptor 1 isoform X2, coding for MGELWVFHVLCLLAFTVSLTASEDHRNEVFDQKQMVELMCTNKTWEKIFYTIWKITKRNRPECTVGTAPDKVKVNTCEDGKQLQTTASGVPLLHIPQFQYSDEGIYKCEVVYDGGEHTVEINISARVPPQVTARFVRAHMVAVCKAANSKPPANVSWSGLRNWTQNTIMNPNGTYTVESLATVPDNTSIENVTCIVAHPLWEKPISYTPEEENSSPFTFIMWVIIAVGLVSFIIIILGASYIIRKYVSKIRNCCKSNIATPPTTTTKIQDVDELEPYASYVERVNSIYNSSAELCNA